From the Desulfohalovibrio reitneri genome, one window contains:
- a CDS encoding DUF493 family protein, translating to MADDSLSRLRDTLEQCEDWPCEYTFKFIVPCQNVDQVLSPLEEGFSISTRESRTGKYISVTAVGRMACADDVIEVYQRMDGISGLIPL from the coding sequence ATGGCCGATGACTCCCTGTCCCGCCTTCGGGACACGCTGGAACAATGTGAAGACTGGCCCTGCGAGTACACCTTCAAGTTCATCGTTCCCTGCCAGAACGTGGACCAGGTGCTCTCCCCCCTGGAAGAGGGTTTCTCCATTTCCACCCGCGAATCCCGCACCGGCAAGTACATCAGCGTGACCGCCGTCGGCCGCATGGCCTGCGCCGACGACGTCATCGAAGTGTACCAACGCATGGACGGGATCTCGGGCCTCATACCCCTCTAG
- a CDS encoding HU family DNA-binding protein → MSKDFIVSFIKEQADLPTLKKAEDAYEAILDTMTRSLGEGEEVRLRGFGTFHVKHRAARTGRNPSTGQPMTIPAHDTVVFSTGKELETLAKKAQTGEAHGWLENKQFMRRAQEQLDHFSQRLTTARKSWDDGVDNLGEAYETARYKLDLLRRGGSEAWGDVRKGLENALGELRRAFGKASDRF, encoded by the coding sequence ATGAGCAAGGATTTCATCGTTTCATTCATCAAGGAGCAGGCCGACCTGCCGACCCTGAAAAAGGCCGAGGACGCCTACGAGGCCATTCTGGACACCATGACCAGGTCCCTGGGCGAAGGGGAGGAAGTGCGCCTGCGCGGTTTCGGCACCTTCCACGTCAAGCACCGCGCGGCCCGCACCGGCCGCAACCCCTCCACAGGGCAGCCCATGACCATCCCGGCCCACGATACGGTGGTCTTTTCCACCGGCAAGGAGCTGGAGACCCTGGCCAAGAAAGCGCAGACCGGCGAAGCCCACGGCTGGCTGGAGAACAAGCAGTTCATGCGCCGGGCCCAGGAGCAGCTGGACCACTTCAGCCAGCGGCTGACCACCGCCCGCAAGAGCTGGGACGATGGCGTGGACAATCTGGGCGAGGCGTACGAGACCGCCCGCTACAAGCTGGACCTGCTGCGCCGGGGCGGCTCGGAGGCCTGGGGCGATGTGCGCAAGGGGCTGGAAAACGCCCTGGGCGAACTGCGCCGCGCCTTCGGCAAGGCTTCCGACAGGTTCTAA